Proteins encoded in a region of the Dromaius novaehollandiae isolate bDroNov1 chromosome 18, bDroNov1.hap1, whole genome shotgun sequence genome:
- the ENDOV gene encoding endonuclease V isoform X2: protein MSGPPAGATLRRWAREQAQLKASVIEEDTEEWQKDSSFAGLERVGGVDLSYVKGDDTNACASLVVLSYPDLEVLYEDCQMVAVTAPYVAGFLAFREVPFLVEAIQRLQQKEPRLKPQVLLVDGNGLLHHRGFGVACHLGVLTDLPCIGVAKNLLQVDGLARDELHREQIRSLQMEGDAFPLTGTSGKVLGMVLRSYNNSSKPLYISVGHRVCLETAVHLVKSCCRYRIPEPIRQLAELLSSCGAAFPAVSRQSLHLRGLTGSRQGWEEDHGELVEADIRSREYIRKQLCSPLEVISSGPKRQEKETEPDD from the exons ATGtcggggccgccggcgggagccACCCTGCGCCGCTGGGCACG AGAGCAGGCCCAGTTAAAGGCCAGCGTGATTGAGGAGGATACCGAAGAGTGGCAGAAAGATTCAAGTTTTGCAGGACTGGAGAGAGTAGGAGGCGTGGACTTGTCTTACGTCAAAGGAGACGACACGAATGCCTGCGCTTCCCTTGTGGTTCTCAGCTACCCAGATCTTGAG GTGCTGTACGAGGACTGCCAGATGGTTGCTGTGACAGCCCCGTACGTAGCAGGATTCTTAGCCTTCCGAGAGGTCCCTTTCCTGGTGGAAGCAATTCAGAGACTTCAGCAGAAAGAGCCCAGGCTCAAACCTCAG GTGCTGCTTGTAGATGGGAATGGCCTGCTCCATCACAGAG GGTTTGGTGTGGCCTGCCACTTGGGGGTCCTGACAGACCTACCATGCATTGGAGTGGCCAAGAACCTCCTGCAAGTGGATGGCTTGGCCCGGGATGAGCTGCACAGAGAGCAG ATTCGTTCCCTGCAGATGGAAGGAGACGCATTCCCGCTGACTGGCACTTCAGGGAAAGTCCTGGGCATG GTCCTGCGTAGCTACAACAACAGCTCTAAGCCCCTTTATATCTCTGTGGGCCATAGGGTGTGCCTGGAGACAGCCGTGCATCTAGTCAAGTCCTGCTGCAGGTACCGGATCCCGGAGCCCATCCGACAG CTTGCAGAATTGTTAAGCAGTTGTGGAGCTGCATTTCCagcagtgagcaggcagagcctcCACCTGAGAGGTCTGACTGGGAGCCGGCAGGGATGGGAAGAAGATCATGGGGAGCTTGTTGAG GCTGATATTAGATCGAGGGAGTATATTCGGAAGCAGCTGTGTTCACCACTGGAGGTCATATCTTCTGGGCCAAAGAG ACAAGAAAAGGAGACTGAGCCTGATGATTAA
- the ENDOV gene encoding endonuclease V isoform X3, whose translation MAAARPPLRALCVRRDPCPIPPPVLGTGPGPAGSSSLPREQAQLKASVIEEDTEEWQKDSSFAGLERVGGVDLSYVKGDDTNACASLVVLSYPDLEVLYEDCQMVAVTAPYVAGFLAFREVPFLVEAIQRLQQKEPRLKPQVLLVDGNGLLHHRGFGVACHLGVLTDLPCIGVAKNLLQVDGLARDELHREQIRSLQMEGDAFPLTGTSGKVLGMVLRSYNNSSKPLYISVGHRVCLETAVHLVKSCCRYRIPEPIRQADIRSREYIRKQLCSPLEVISSGPKRQEKETEPDD comes from the exons atggcggcggcgcggccgccgctgcgGGCCCTGTGTGTCCGGCGGGAcccctgccccatcccaccccccgTCCTCGGCACCGGGCCGGGCCCAGCGGGATCCTCCTCCCTTCCTCG AGAGCAGGCCCAGTTAAAGGCCAGCGTGATTGAGGAGGATACCGAAGAGTGGCAGAAAGATTCAAGTTTTGCAGGACTGGAGAGAGTAGGAGGCGTGGACTTGTCTTACGTCAAAGGAGACGACACGAATGCCTGCGCTTCCCTTGTGGTTCTCAGCTACCCAGATCTTGAG GTGCTGTACGAGGACTGCCAGATGGTTGCTGTGACAGCCCCGTACGTAGCAGGATTCTTAGCCTTCCGAGAGGTCCCTTTCCTGGTGGAAGCAATTCAGAGACTTCAGCAGAAAGAGCCCAGGCTCAAACCTCAG GTGCTGCTTGTAGATGGGAATGGCCTGCTCCATCACAGAG GGTTTGGTGTGGCCTGCCACTTGGGGGTCCTGACAGACCTACCATGCATTGGAGTGGCCAAGAACCTCCTGCAAGTGGATGGCTTGGCCCGGGATGAGCTGCACAGAGAGCAG ATTCGTTCCCTGCAGATGGAAGGAGACGCATTCCCGCTGACTGGCACTTCAGGGAAAGTCCTGGGCATG GTCCTGCGTAGCTACAACAACAGCTCTAAGCCCCTTTATATCTCTGTGGGCCATAGGGTGTGCCTGGAGACAGCCGTGCATCTAGTCAAGTCCTGCTGCAGGTACCGGATCCCGGAGCCCATCCGACAG GCTGATATTAGATCGAGGGAGTATATTCGGAAGCAGCTGTGTTCACCACTGGAGGTCATATCTTCTGGGCCAAAGAG ACAAGAAAAGGAGACTGAGCCTGATGATTAA
- the ENDOV gene encoding endonuclease V isoform X1, with product MAAARPPLRALCVRRDPCPIPPPVLGTGPGPAGSSSLPREQAQLKASVIEEDTEEWQKDSSFAGLERVGGVDLSYVKGDDTNACASLVVLSYPDLEVLYEDCQMVAVTAPYVAGFLAFREVPFLVEAIQRLQQKEPRLKPQVLLVDGNGLLHHRGFGVACHLGVLTDLPCIGVAKNLLQVDGLARDELHREQIRSLQMEGDAFPLTGTSGKVLGMVLRSYNNSSKPLYISVGHRVCLETAVHLVKSCCRYRIPEPIRQLAELLSSCGAAFPAVSRQSLHLRGLTGSRQGWEEDHGELVEADIRSREYIRKQLCSPLEVISSGPKRQEKETEPDD from the exons atggcggcggcgcggccgccgctgcgGGCCCTGTGTGTCCGGCGGGAcccctgccccatcccaccccccgTCCTCGGCACCGGGCCGGGCCCAGCGGGATCCTCCTCCCTTCCTCG AGAGCAGGCCCAGTTAAAGGCCAGCGTGATTGAGGAGGATACCGAAGAGTGGCAGAAAGATTCAAGTTTTGCAGGACTGGAGAGAGTAGGAGGCGTGGACTTGTCTTACGTCAAAGGAGACGACACGAATGCCTGCGCTTCCCTTGTGGTTCTCAGCTACCCAGATCTTGAG GTGCTGTACGAGGACTGCCAGATGGTTGCTGTGACAGCCCCGTACGTAGCAGGATTCTTAGCCTTCCGAGAGGTCCCTTTCCTGGTGGAAGCAATTCAGAGACTTCAGCAGAAAGAGCCCAGGCTCAAACCTCAG GTGCTGCTTGTAGATGGGAATGGCCTGCTCCATCACAGAG GGTTTGGTGTGGCCTGCCACTTGGGGGTCCTGACAGACCTACCATGCATTGGAGTGGCCAAGAACCTCCTGCAAGTGGATGGCTTGGCCCGGGATGAGCTGCACAGAGAGCAG ATTCGTTCCCTGCAGATGGAAGGAGACGCATTCCCGCTGACTGGCACTTCAGGGAAAGTCCTGGGCATG GTCCTGCGTAGCTACAACAACAGCTCTAAGCCCCTTTATATCTCTGTGGGCCATAGGGTGTGCCTGGAGACAGCCGTGCATCTAGTCAAGTCCTGCTGCAGGTACCGGATCCCGGAGCCCATCCGACAG CTTGCAGAATTGTTAAGCAGTTGTGGAGCTGCATTTCCagcagtgagcaggcagagcctcCACCTGAGAGGTCTGACTGGGAGCCGGCAGGGATGGGAAGAAGATCATGGGGAGCTTGTTGAG GCTGATATTAGATCGAGGGAGTATATTCGGAAGCAGCTGTGTTCACCACTGGAGGTCATATCTTCTGGGCCAAAGAG ACAAGAAAAGGAGACTGAGCCTGATGATTAA
- the ENDOV gene encoding endonuclease V isoform X4, translating into MAAARPPLRALCVRRDPCPIPPPVLGTGPGPAGSSSLPREQAQLKASVIEEDTEEWQKDSSFAGLERVGGVDLSYVKGDDTNACASLVVLSYPDLEVLYEDCQMVAVTAPYVAGFLAFREVPFLVEAIQRLQQKEPRLKPQVLLVDGNGLLHHRGFGVACHLGVLTDLPCIGVAKNLLQVDGLARDELHREQIRSLQMEGDAFPLTGTSGKVLGMGVPGDSRASSQVLLQVPDPGAHPTACRIVKQLWSCISSSEQAEPPPERSDWEPAGMGRRSWGAC; encoded by the exons atggcggcggcgcggccgccgctgcgGGCCCTGTGTGTCCGGCGGGAcccctgccccatcccaccccccgTCCTCGGCACCGGGCCGGGCCCAGCGGGATCCTCCTCCCTTCCTCG AGAGCAGGCCCAGTTAAAGGCCAGCGTGATTGAGGAGGATACCGAAGAGTGGCAGAAAGATTCAAGTTTTGCAGGACTGGAGAGAGTAGGAGGCGTGGACTTGTCTTACGTCAAAGGAGACGACACGAATGCCTGCGCTTCCCTTGTGGTTCTCAGCTACCCAGATCTTGAG GTGCTGTACGAGGACTGCCAGATGGTTGCTGTGACAGCCCCGTACGTAGCAGGATTCTTAGCCTTCCGAGAGGTCCCTTTCCTGGTGGAAGCAATTCAGAGACTTCAGCAGAAAGAGCCCAGGCTCAAACCTCAG GTGCTGCTTGTAGATGGGAATGGCCTGCTCCATCACAGAG GGTTTGGTGTGGCCTGCCACTTGGGGGTCCTGACAGACCTACCATGCATTGGAGTGGCCAAGAACCTCCTGCAAGTGGATGGCTTGGCCCGGGATGAGCTGCACAGAGAGCAG ATTCGTTCCCTGCAGATGGAAGGAGACGCATTCCCGCTGACTGGCACTTCAGGGAAAGTCCTGGGCATG GGTGTGCCTGGAGACAGCCGTGCATCTAGTCAAGTCCTGCTGCAGGTACCGGATCCCGGAGCCCATCCGACAG CTTGCAGAATTGTTAAGCAGTTGTGGAGCTGCATTTCCagcagtgagcaggcagagcctcCACCTGAGAGGTCTGACTGGGAGCCGGCAGGGATGGGAAGAAGATCATGGGGAGCTTGTTGA